A window of Pseudodesulfovibrio hydrargyri contains these coding sequences:
- a CDS encoding chemotaxis protein CheD — protein sequence MKTIGPHMAKVFLQTGDCFIGVQPTLVTTVLGSCLAVTIHSPKMGIGAICHAFLPDSSTSRHQGPEPQICRFVDTALQNMLETMDKIGVPRRELCIKMFGGGQGVAVNNMEPSGSYNIGRRNIEMAKKLLKFARLDIQAQDVGGSQGRKLLFNTQTGEVWVKKLNKAQLAAVGDGRSRGSKF from the coding sequence ATGAAAACGATTGGGCCGCACATGGCCAAGGTTTTTTTGCAGACGGGCGACTGCTTTATCGGCGTGCAGCCCACCCTGGTCACGACCGTCCTGGGCTCGTGCCTGGCCGTGACCATCCACTCGCCCAAGATGGGCATAGGGGCCATCTGCCACGCCTTTCTCCCGGACAGCTCCACCTCCCGGCACCAGGGCCCGGAGCCGCAGATATGCCGCTTCGTTGACACGGCCCTGCAGAACATGCTCGAGACCATGGACAAGATCGGCGTGCCGCGACGCGAGCTGTGCATCAAAATGTTCGGCGGCGGCCAGGGCGTGGCGGTCAACAACATGGAGCCCTCGGGCTCGTACAACATCGGCAGACGCAACATCGAGATGGCCAAGAAGCTGCTCAAGTTCGCCCGGCTGGACATCCAGGCCCAGGACGTGGGCGGTTCCCAGGGCCGCAAACTCCTGTTCAACACCCAGACCGGGGAAGTCTGGGTCAAGAAGCTGAACAAGGCCCAGCTCGCGGCCGTGGGCGACGGCAGATCGCGGGGGTCCAAATTCTAG
- a CDS encoding nitroreductase family protein: MDTMEALLTRRSIRQYEDKPVPEEMVRQILEAAMMAPSALNAQTWQFIVFNERERLDAIAEVHPYVKMALQVPVGVLVCGDLTKEKFPGYWVQDCSAAMENLLLAAHALGLGSVWTGIYPMEERMTAYRAIAGLPEHIIPFGFAPIGWPAQQPKSPSRFQAERVHYNAFQE; this comes from the coding sequence ATGGATACCATGGAAGCCCTGCTCACCCGCAGGAGCATACGGCAATACGAAGACAAACCCGTTCCCGAGGAGATGGTCCGCCAAATCCTCGAGGCGGCCATGATGGCCCCCAGCGCGCTCAACGCGCAGACGTGGCAGTTCATCGTGTTCAACGAACGCGAACGACTCGACGCCATAGCCGAAGTGCACCCCTACGTGAAGATGGCCCTGCAGGTGCCGGTGGGCGTCCTGGTCTGCGGCGACCTGACCAAGGAAAAATTTCCCGGCTACTGGGTCCAGGACTGCTCCGCCGCCATGGAGAACCTGCTTCTGGCCGCCCACGCCCTGGGCCTGGGCTCGGTCTGGACCGGCATCTACCCCATGGAGGAACGCATGACCGCATACCGGGCCATAGCCGGACTTCCGGAACACATCATCCCCTTCGGCTTCGCCCCCATCGGCTGGCCCGCCCAGCAGCCCAAATCCCCGAGCCGGTTCCAGGCGGAACGGGTCCACTACAACGCCTTCCAGGAGTAA
- a CDS encoding flavodoxin family protein — protein sequence MKVVAFNGSARKGGNTAHMIQRALAKLEAQGIETEMIELAGKKMHGCIACYKCAENKDRRCSIKNDFANECIEAMDAADGILLASPTYFATITTEMSALIDRAGIVGLVNGNIFARKVGAAIVAARRGGAMQAFNTLNSFFFIQQMVVPGSRYWNMGFGLDKGDVLKDEEGMQTMDVLGENMAWVMQKLNG from the coding sequence ATGAAAGTTGTCGCATTCAACGGATCCGCCCGAAAGGGCGGCAACACCGCGCACATGATTCAACGTGCCCTGGCCAAACTCGAGGCCCAGGGCATCGAGACCGAAATGATCGAACTGGCGGGCAAGAAAATGCACGGCTGCATCGCCTGCTACAAATGCGCCGAGAACAAGGACCGCCGCTGCTCCATCAAGAACGACTTCGCCAATGAGTGTATCGAGGCCATGGACGCGGCCGACGGCATCCTGCTCGCCTCGCCCACCTACTTCGCCACCATCACCACCGAAATGAGCGCGCTCATCGACCGCGCCGGCATCGTCGGCCTGGTCAACGGCAACATCTTCGCCCGAAAGGTCGGCGCGGCCATCGTCGCCGCCCGCCGAGGCGGGGCCATGCAGGCCTTCAACACCCTCAACTCCTTCTTCTTCATCCAACAGATGGTCGTGCCCGGCTCGCGCTACTGGAACATGGGCTTCGGCCTCGACAAAGGCGACGTCCTCAAAGACGAGGAAGGCATGCAGACCATGGACGTCCTCGGCGAAAACATGGCCTGGGTCATGCAGAAACTGAACGGCTAA
- a CDS encoding AMIN domain-containing protein: MSNTFRHWFLFPAACAMAGLLALALTARPGLAQGQATGGERSEVRMDVDFTVLPKVLPDGSEAPASSATSAEEPLTPEPDLAEADGSATPAPTEQAASDTRAPADNAEPAPEPTPAEQAEIPAISPVEGTGAIRSVTLDETGQGFVLNVVADRPVGRTAFLNLDNPRRLVVDILGKWTHRGGNVLRSEGVVKHVVMGEHPDHFRMVVHFRTPPKKGLTPEIRKAGDQLHVLVDLP; this comes from the coding sequence ATGTCGAATACGTTCAGGCACTGGTTCCTTTTCCCGGCGGCCTGCGCCATGGCCGGGCTTCTCGCCCTGGCCCTGACCGCCCGTCCGGGCCTGGCTCAGGGGCAGGCGACCGGCGGGGAGCGCAGCGAGGTCCGCATGGACGTGGACTTCACGGTCCTGCCCAAGGTCCTGCCCGACGGCAGCGAGGCCCCGGCCTCGTCCGCCACCTCCGCCGAGGAGCCGCTCACCCCGGAGCCGGATCTTGCGGAAGCGGATGGTTCCGCAACGCCCGCGCCCACCGAACAGGCCGCCTCCGATACCCGGGCCCCGGCCGACAACGCCGAACCGGCCCCTGAACCCACGCCCGCCGAACAGGCGGAAATCCCGGCCATCTCCCCGGTCGAGGGGACCGGCGCGATCCGTTCGGTGACGCTGGACGAGACCGGGCAGGGCTTTGTCCTCAACGTGGTCGCCGACCGGCCGGTGGGCCGGACCGCGTTCCTGAACCTGGACAACCCCAGACGGCTGGTGGTCGACATCCTGGGCAAATGGACCCACCGGGGCGGCAACGTGCTGCGCTCCGAAGGAGTGGTCAAACACGTGGTCATGGGCGAGCACCCGGACCATTTCCGCATGGTCGTCCACTTCCGCACCCCGCCGAAAAAGGGCCTGACCCCCGAAATCCGCAAGGCCGGCGATCAGCTCCACGTCCTGGTCGACCTGCCCTAG
- a CDS encoding Hpt domain-containing protein has product MHGNFRQDGAAVPGGAVFDAVAASADIGLTLEEFAPLLTKAAVEIRLRLDAVRQGMADNDLEAVALNSHTMKSVAATLGAEAARQAALELECCAKNGDAARSPELFADLEFRAAELLTELDRA; this is encoded by the coding sequence ATGCACGGTAATTTCAGACAGGACGGGGCGGCCGTCCCGGGCGGCGCGGTCTTTGACGCGGTCGCGGCCAGCGCGGACATCGGCCTGACCCTCGAGGAGTTCGCGCCGCTGCTGACCAAGGCGGCGGTGGAGATCCGGCTGCGCCTGGACGCGGTCCGCCAAGGCATGGCCGACAACGACCTTGAGGCCGTGGCCCTGAACAGCCACACCATGAAGAGCGTGGCCGCCACCCTGGGGGCCGAAGCCGCCCGCCAGGCCGCGCTCGAACTCGAATGCTGCGCCAAGAACGGCGACGCGGCGCGCAGCCCCGAGCTGTTCGCCGACCTGGAGTTCCGGGCCGCCGAGTTGTTGACGGAGTTGGATCGGGCCTAG
- the pstB gene encoding phosphate ABC transporter ATP-binding protein PstB — protein MTTTIKVSSTNLDFHYGDFKALEDISIDFESNRVTALIGPSGCGKSTYLRCINRMNDLIPGTKVDGRMTLDGQDIYAPGLDVVSLRRRIGMVFQKPNPFPKTIFENVAYGLRVNGVKDKQYMEQKVEESLLGAALWDEVKDRLHTSALGLSGGQQQRLCIARALAVEPEVLLMDEPASALDPIATQKIEDLIHELKKEFTIIIVTHSMQQAARVSDRTAFFYMGKLIEVDDTKTMFTNPANKQTEDYITGRFG, from the coding sequence ATGACGACGACCATAAAGGTGTCCTCCACCAACCTTGATTTCCACTACGGAGACTTCAAGGCCCTGGAGGACATCAGCATAGACTTCGAGTCCAACAGGGTCACCGCGCTCATCGGACCGTCCGGGTGCGGCAAGTCGACCTACCTTCGCTGCATCAACCGCATGAACGACCTCATCCCCGGCACCAAGGTGGACGGCAGGATGACCCTGGACGGCCAGGACATCTACGCCCCGGGCCTGGACGTGGTCTCCCTGCGCCGCCGCATCGGCATGGTCTTCCAGAAGCCCAACCCCTTTCCCAAGACCATCTTCGAGAACGTGGCCTACGGGCTGCGCGTCAACGGCGTGAAGGACAAGCAGTACATGGAGCAGAAGGTCGAGGAGAGCCTGTTGGGCGCGGCCCTGTGGGACGAGGTCAAGGACCGGCTGCACACCTCGGCCCTGGGACTGTCCGGCGGGCAGCAGCAGCGGCTGTGCATCGCCCGCGCCCTGGCCGTGGAGCCCGAGGTCCTGCTCATGGACGAGCCCGCCTCGGCGCTGGACCCCATCGCCACCCAGAAGATCGAGGACCTGATCCACGAGCTGAAAAAGGAATTCACGATCATCATCGTGACCCATTCCATGCAGCAGGCGGCCCGCGTGTCCGACCGAACCGCCTTTTTCTACATGGGCAAGCTGATCGAGGTGGACGACACCAAGACCATGTTCACCAATCCCGCCAACAAGCAGACGGAAGATTACATTACGGGCCGTTTCGGTTAA
- a CDS encoding Hpt domain-containing protein: MPEYPVTVDPELAPIMDRYLALRRAGLATLRAAVEKGDFEAVTRQGHVLRGSGGSFGLPRLTELGAAIEDAGRRRDGAKAGRLADAVEEFIENVDISYQGRKPAMRILMLAINDPAGTAIQFCKALNRYTAHSARLVTLETRYTHDWEKDLHVPDLGPDGMEEVAILMREADVFHFHMTCDENQPFGPLKPADYIRGKAVVHHHHGHHDFRSNPGSFLEKYRELKRTNLLVSTPDLLRLLPEARWQPNLVPIDDPLLKPMWGRFDDPGQLKVCHSPTRKDLKNTEEFLAAVKYVNRRNVYVSVDMIDDVPNHECLARKRRCHALFDHMQGYYGVSSLEGLSQGLAVIAALDDWNRARITEFAGTGELPWLTATNQDQLADLLLRLAKDRGYCEQAGEAGRRFMEACWSDRRIASDLADYYDSL, encoded by the coding sequence ATGCCGGAGTATCCGGTGACCGTCGATCCCGAGCTTGCACCCATCATGGACCGTTATCTCGCGCTGCGGCGCGCGGGGCTCGCGACACTGCGGGCGGCGGTCGAGAAGGGCGACTTCGAGGCCGTGACGCGCCAGGGGCATGTGCTCCGGGGCAGCGGCGGCTCCTTCGGCCTGCCCAGACTGACCGAGCTGGGCGCGGCCATCGAGGACGCGGGACGGCGCAGGGATGGGGCGAAGGCCGGACGGCTGGCCGACGCCGTGGAGGAATTCATCGAAAATGTGGACATCAGTTATCAAGGAAGGAAGCCCGCAATGCGCATCCTCATGCTCGCCATAAACGATCCCGCCGGGACCGCCATCCAGTTCTGCAAGGCGCTCAACCGGTACACGGCCCACTCGGCTCGGCTGGTCACCCTGGAGACCCGCTACACCCACGACTGGGAAAAGGACCTGCACGTCCCGGACCTCGGCCCGGACGGCATGGAGGAGGTCGCCATCCTCATGCGTGAGGCCGACGTCTTCCATTTCCACATGACCTGCGACGAGAACCAGCCCTTCGGCCCGCTCAAACCGGCGGACTACATCCGGGGCAAGGCCGTGGTCCACCATCACCACGGGCACCACGACTTCCGCTCGAATCCCGGTTCCTTCCTCGAGAAGTACCGCGAGCTCAAGCGGACCAACCTGCTCGTGTCCACCCCGGACCTGCTCCGGCTTTTGCCCGAGGCCCGCTGGCAGCCCAACCTGGTGCCCATCGACGACCCGCTGCTCAAGCCCATGTGGGGCCGCTTCGACGACCCGGGCCAGCTCAAGGTCTGCCACTCGCCCACGCGCAAGGACCTCAAGAACACCGAGGAGTTCCTGGCTGCGGTCAAGTACGTCAACCGGCGCAACGTGTACGTCTCCGTGGATATGATCGACGACGTGCCCAACCACGAGTGTCTGGCCCGCAAACGGCGCTGCCACGCCCTGTTCGACCACATGCAGGGGTATTACGGCGTGTCCAGCCTGGAGGGGCTCTCCCAGGGGCTGGCCGTCATCGCCGCCCTGGACGACTGGAACCGGGCGCGCATCACGGAATTCGCCGGTACCGGGGAACTGCCGTGGCTCACGGCCACGAACCAGGACCAACTGGCCGACCTGCTGCTGCGCCTGGCCAAGGACCGCGGCTACTGCGAACAGGCCGGAGAAGCGGGCCGCCGCTTCATGGAGGCGTGCTGGTCCGACCGGCGCATCGCCTCGGATCTGGCCGACTACTACGACTCCCTCTGA
- the phoU gene encoding phosphate signaling complex protein PhoU produces MEQRAHFSKKLEDLKVMVLRMAALSESAVHKAIRAYLENDADLAEAVIVGDEAINEMEDEIDNFSLELLALDQPMAVDLRTIVGAQRITVNLERLGDEAVNLAHRAIFLSTRPPMPHNPKMEDLANTVKKMLSEALKAYVDDDVSLAGQICRMDDKADDLTIAILRQMVADMVAESRIVERGVHAIIGARHLERVGDLSTNVAETVVFIVEGTSMKHNCRG; encoded by the coding sequence ATGGAACAACGCGCACATTTTTCCAAAAAACTCGAGGACCTCAAGGTCATGGTCCTGCGCATGGCGGCCCTGTCTGAATCCGCCGTGCACAAGGCGATCCGGGCCTACCTCGAGAACGACGCCGACCTGGCCGAAGCGGTCATCGTCGGCGATGAAGCCATCAACGAGATGGAAGACGAGATCGACAACTTCAGCCTGGAGCTCCTCGCCCTGGACCAGCCCATGGCCGTGGACCTGCGCACCATTGTCGGCGCGCAGCGCATCACGGTGAACCTGGAGCGACTGGGCGACGAGGCGGTCAACCTGGCCCACCGGGCCATCTTCCTGTCCACCAGGCCGCCCATGCCCCACAACCCGAAGATGGAAGACCTGGCCAACACGGTCAAGAAGATGCTCTCCGAGGCGCTCAAGGCCTACGTGGACGACGACGTCTCCCTGGCCGGGCAGATCTGCCGCATGGACGACAAGGCCGACGACCTGACCATCGCCATCCTGCGCCAGATGGTCGCCGACATGGTCGCCGAATCGCGCATCGTGGAGCGGGGCGTGCACGCCATCATCGGCGCGCGCCACCTGGAACGCGTCGGGGACCTGTCCACCAACGTGGCCGAAACCGTGGTCTTCATCGTGGAAGGCACGAGCATGAAACACAACTGCCGCGGCTGA
- a CDS encoding winged helix-turn-helix transcriptional regulator — protein MSAACSQKVCGDKKYYCSMELTLQVIGGKWKLIILHKLGKEGTMRFSEVKRSIPNITQKMLTQQLRELESDGVVRREVYPQVPPKVEYSLTEMGESILPLIESLCHWGERYVEWFEGQLPEAAEAV, from the coding sequence ATGAGCGCGGCGTGTTCGCAGAAGGTTTGCGGCGACAAGAAGTACTATTGCAGCATGGAGTTGACCCTTCAGGTCATCGGCGGCAAATGGAAGCTGATCATCCTGCACAAGCTGGGCAAGGAGGGAACCATGCGCTTCAGCGAGGTCAAGCGGTCCATCCCGAACATCACCCAGAAGATGCTCACCCAGCAGTTGCGCGAACTGGAGTCGGATGGCGTGGTCCGGCGCGAGGTCTATCCCCAGGTGCCACCCAAGGTGGAGTATTCCCTGACCGAAATGGGGGAGAGCATCCTGCCGCTCATCGAAAGCCTGTGCCATTGGGGCGAGCGGTACGTGGAGTGGTTCGAAGGGCAGCTGCCCGAGGCCGCCGAGGCGGTGTAG